In the Purpureocillium takamizusanense chromosome 5, complete sequence genome, one interval contains:
- a CDS encoding uncharacterized protein (COG:I~COG:Q~EggNog:ENOG503Q492) produces MATSREAVCDTTIQGQVVPKGTYIVISPWGTNVDRSLWGHDAGEFSPERWLSPTTAAGSSDTATATTGSGGAKSNYAFLTFLHGPRSCIGADFARAELACLLAA; encoded by the coding sequence ATGGCGACGTCACGCGAGGCAGTATGCGATACGACAATTCAGGGTCAGGTGGTGCCCAAAGGCACGTACATCGTCATATCACCTTGGGGCACCAACGTGGACCGCTCGCTATGGGGACATGATGCGGGCGAATTCAGCCCAGAGCGGTGGCTTTCACCCACGACCGCAGCCGGGAGCTCcgacacggccacggccacgacggggagcggcggcgcgaagaGCAACTACGCTTTTCTGACCTTCTTGCATGGGCCGCGGAGCTgcatcggcgccgacttTGCGCGTGCTGAGCTGGCGTGTCTGCTGGCGGCGTGA
- a CDS encoding uncharacterized protein (EggNog:ENOG503PBER) yields MDLSDGSTNVNIPNEHQIDVIDMRHQNPRPCLIENGYELIKHNFSLSSDQFLSGTTPEGEALIREVHSEVAELLKSFTGSKIVRPSSFRNRGLNPQSRDVTMMPSTCNILAVAHIDHDRESAETAIRRKLGDEFDELWARYSHYG; encoded by the exons ATGGACCTGTCGGACGGGTCAACAAACGTGAATATCCCAAACGAGCACCAGATCGATGTGATAGACATGCGGCATCAGAATCCCCGCCCGTGCCTCATAGAGAATGGATACGAACTTATCAAGCACAACTTCTCGCTGAGTTCGGACCAGTTCCTTTCCGGTACCACTCCGGAAG GCGAAGCCTTAATCCGAGAAGTTCATAGCGAGGTTGCTGAACTCCTGAAGAGTTTCACGGGCAGCAAAATTGTCCGACCGTCGTCGTTCCGCAACCGTGGGTTGAACCCACAATCCAGGGATGTTACCATGATGCCCTCGACGTGCAATATCCTGGCTGTGGCCCATATCGATCACGACCGTGAGTCGGCCGAGACCGCAATACGTCGCAAGCTTGGTGACGAGTTTGACGAGCTATGGGCTCGCTATAGCCATTACGGCTAA
- a CDS encoding uncharacterized protein (TransMembrane:1 (n4-16c24/25o161-185i)~SECRETED:SignalP(1-24~SECRETED:cutsite=AEA-DR~SECRETED:prob=0.4076)): MRPFFVSVAALALCVLGKPLSAEADRGLGSVEGIPAARGLESPANNTHETVLDIVTSTIALVNNELKSINNTLAEFRSGGVSKDVARGQASSSLQALAKTFTGGVERLSATPSPGVNPDDLNELLKSLDHIINEIIVTVIDIIKLLGSPALASVLKSVLEMLYAFLSTIVHLVDLAIPAAVKLLVPLLKTLRNAMISIIIGLLL, from the exons ATGAGACCCTTCTTTGTCTccgttgccgccctggcTCTCTGCGTTCTGGGCAAACCGCTGTCTGCCGAAGCGGATCGAGGTCTTGGCTCTGTTGAGGGTATTCCTGCCGCTCGTGGCCTTGAAAGCCCAGCCAACAACACCCACGAAACGGTGCTTGACATCGTAACTTCAACCATCGCTCTTGTCAACAATGAACTCAAGTCAATCA ACAACACTCTCGCCGAGTTCAGGTCCGGCGGCGTTTCAAAGGATGTGGCAAGGGGCCAGGCCTCTTCATCCCTCCAGGCACTCGCAAAGACGTTCACCGGCGGTGTTGAGCGTCTCTCCGCTACCCCATCTCCGGGCGTCAACCCAGATGATCTCAACGAACTCCTCAAGTCTCTCGACCATATCATCAACGAAATCATCGTAACAGTCATTGACATAATCAAGCTCCTGGGCAGTCCTGCACTTGCTTCCGTCCTCAAATCGGTCTTGGAGATGCTGTACGCTTTTTTGAGTACAATTGTTCACCTGGTGGATCTAGCCATTCCGGCTGCGGTCAAACTTTTGGTTCCTCTGCTCAAGACGCTCCGCAACGCCATGATTAGCATCATAATTGGACTCTTGCTCTAG